GCCGCGTAGAGGCCGCCGATGACGATCGCAAGGAGCGTCTCCATCGTCACTCCTCCCCCAGGGCGAGCACGATGGCGACGGTGACGCCGGTCACGACGAGGAACACGCCCACGTCGAACACGAGCGGCGTGCCCACGTCGATGGCGCCCGCGACGGGGTACGCGGCCGTCGTCCACTGGCCGGTGAACGGCGGGCGTCCGGCAAGCACGCCCAGAAGACCGCTTGCAAGCGCCACGCCAAGGC
This DNA window, taken from Candidatus Thermoplasmatota archaeon, encodes the following:
- a CDS encoding MnhB domain-containing protein encodes the protein LGVALASGLLGVLAGRPPFTGQWTTAAYPVAGAIDVGTPLVFDVGVFLVVTGVTVAIVLALGEE